Part of the Aurantiacibacter aquimixticola genome, CGCGCCCGGCAGCGTTTCGATGTGCCGATCTTTGCCTATCAGGTAAGCGGCGAATACGCCTTGATAGAGGCCGGTGCCGCGGCGGGCGCCGGAGACCGCGATGCGCTGCTGATGGAAAAGCTGGTCGCTTTCAAGCGTGCGGGGAGCGCTGGAATCCTGACCTATCACGCGCCGGTCGCGGCGCGATTGCTGAGCCGGTGAGATGCCGGATGGGGCCGAACCCTTCAGGCACGAGACCGCGCGCCTGGTCCTGCGCGACTGGCGCAATGAGGACTGGCCCGAATTCTGGCGACTGACCAACACGCCTGCCGTCATGCGTTGGCTCGGCCGCGAAGCGAATGCGCAAACGCGTGAAGCGGCCCGTGCTCGGGTCGAGCGGTATGCGCGCGATTACGGGCATACGTTCTGGGCGCTTGAGCGGATGCCCGACGGCGGACATCTGTCGGGCGAAATCCTTGGCTTCTGCGGCCTCAAACGCGCCAATGTCGATGGCTCGCCGGTGTCTGGCATGCCCGAAATCGGCTGGCGTCTTCGCGAGGATGCCTGGGGGTGCGGCTATGCCAAGGAGGCGGCCATGGCGTCGCTCGATCTCGGCTTCGGACGGTTTGGCTATGATGAAATCGTGGCGCTTACACTCGAGGGAAATGCGGCGAGCTGGGGTCTCATGAAGCGGCTCGGCATGCGCCGGCGCAAAGATCTGGATTATATCGATCCGAACTGGCCTGCCGAATTCAATCCAAACATAGTGTATTCAATCGCCGCATCCGCCTGGAAAGGCGCTGATGGATAATTTGAGAGATCCTTTTGTGACCGATTTCGCTTCCCGCTACTCCGGTGCCACGATCATGGCGTTCGAGGGAAAGGTTCCGCAAATCCACGACACGGCTTTCATTGCGCCGGGCGCGCGGATCATCGGCGACGTGACGATCGGCGCGGAGGCGAGCGTCTGGTACAATTGCGTGCTGCGCGGGGATATTCATCGCATAGAGGTCGGCGCGCGCTCAAACGTGCAGGACGGCAGTGTCTTTCACGTCGAGGGCCCGAGGCCGGATACCGAGGGTGAGCCGACGATCATCGGGGAGGATTGCGTAATCGGCCACATGGCCGTTGTCCACGGTGCACAGCTGGCGGACCGCGCTTTCGTTGGTATGGGCGCCATCGCGATGGACGGCGCACGAATTGCAGAGGGGGGAATGCTCGGCGCGGGCGCGCTGCTGAGTCCGGGCAAGCGGATCGGCGAAGGCGAGATCTGGATCGGCCGTCCAGCGAAATATTACCGGACCCAGGACGAAGCGCAGATCGCCAAGATCAAGTTTCAGACTGAACGCTATTGCAAGCTGGCGCAGAAGCATCTGGCGGAATTGAAATCGACCTGATCCGGACCGCAGGTCCGGCAAGGCCGAACGACCCCCACGCGGCGTGTGCAGCTTGCCTGCGCGTCTAGCGAGGACGAAGCCGCGGATGCGGTTTCGCAAGGCAACACCCTAATCACGAACGAGCGCCCGCAACGCCTCGATACGATCCGCTTCATGGACCGGTTTGTCCCAGCGGATGCGATGGATGCGCGGGAAGCGCATGGCGAGGCCGCTCTTGTGCCGCTTGCTTTCGTGCACGCTGTCGAATGCGACTTCGAAAACGAGCGAGCGCGTGGTCTCGCGTACGGGGCCGAAGCGATTGACCGTGTTTTGCCGGACATGTCGGTCGAGCTTCTTCAGTTCCTCGTCGGTAAAGCCCGAATAGGCCTTGCCCACCGGCAGAAGTTCCGCGCCCGCATCGGGATCGCCGTTCCAGCAACCGAATGTGTAATCCGAATAAAAGCTCGAGCGTTTGCCGCTGCCGCGCTGGGCGTACATCAGGACGCAATCGACCAGTAGCGGATCACGCTTCCACTTGTACCACAGCCCGGTCTTGCGACCAGGCACGTAAGGGCTGTCGCGCCGCTTCAGCATCAGCCCCTCGATCGCATCTTCGCGTGTCCCTTCCCGAATTTCGGCAAGATGCGCGAAATCTCGCGCTTCCACGAGCTCCGACAAGTCGAAATGCGTCTCCGGAAGTTTCGGCACGAGTGTTTCGAGCCGGGTGCGGCGGTGCTGCCATTCCAGTGGGCGCATGTCCTCACCCTCAACGCCCAGAACATCGTATAGCCGAACGAAAGCGGGGCTTTCGCGCAGCATCTTCTTGCTGACCGTCTTGCGTCCGAGCCGCTGCTGCAACGCATTGAAACTGGCCGCCCCGCCTGCCTCTCCCCCTTGCGAAGTGCCGCGAACGAGCAATTCGCCATCGAGCACGGCTGGCCTGTCCAGCGCCTGCACCATTTCCGGGAAAGTTGCGGAAATATCGTCGCCCGAGCGCGAATACAGTCGCGTCTCGCCCGCGACATGGACCAGCTGCACGCGAATGCCGTCCCACTTCCACTCCGCGGCGTAATCCCCAAGGTCGACAACCGTCTCCTCCAGCGGGTGGGCGAGCATGAAGGGCTTGAAAAGCGGCATGTTGGCCGTGTCCGGTGGATCGGCCCCGTCCGCTGCCCAGGCGAACAGCTCCTGATAGGGCGGCTCCAACGCGTGCCAGTATTCCTCCACCAGATCGACATCGACATCGAAAGCGTTGGCGAACGCAACCTTGGCAAGTCGGCTGGACACGCCCACGCGCATCCCGCCCGTCGCGAGCTTGAACAACGCATAGCGGCCCGACGCATCGAGCCGATCTAGAAGTCTGGGAAGCTCGCTCATCACATTGGCGCGCGTCATGCAGGAGAGCGCATCGACCGCTTCGCCCACCGTCGGCGGCGGAGCCACTTCGCCAAGCGGATCGGGCCAGAGGAAGCTGGCCGTTTCCGCCGTGTCTCCGACGAAATCGCGGCTAAGGCTCCAAAGAACCGGATCGACCCGCTCCTTCAGAAGGTTGCGAATGGTGGAGCTTTTCACTGCGCTGAAATCGAGACCGTCGGTCAGGGCCGCCATCGCCCACCCTCGATCGGGATCGGGCGTATTCTGCAGGTACTCCGCAATAAGGCGCAGCTTTTCGTTGCGGCTGCGCGTGTAGACGAGCGCATCGATGAGGGCGGCGAACTCTTCCACGCCTACTCGTCTTCGTCCTCGCGCCCGACCAGAGCGAGCGCACGGGCGCGGCGCTGGTGAAGCTGATGCCAGCGCAGCAGCGCTTCCTCCCGCCCGTGAGTGATCCAGGTCTCTTGCGGATCGACCTCTTGGATCGTGCGCGTCAGTTCATGCCAGTCGGCATGGTCGGAAATGACCAGCGGCAGCTCGACATTGCGCTGACGGGCGCGCTGGCGCACCCGCATCCAGCCGCTCGCCATCGCCGTGATCGGGTCGGGCAGGCGTCGGCTCCAGCGGTCGTTCAAGGCGCTGGGTGGAGAGACGACGATGGCGCCGCGCATATCGTCCTTCGTATGATCGGCCACCAGCCGCAGCTCGCCTAGATCGACGCCGTGCTCTTCGTAAAGCCGACACATCTTCTCCATCGCGCCGTGCAGGTAGATGGGATCGTGATGCCCTGCCGCGCGCAATTCGGCGATGACACGCTGCGCCTTGCCGAGCGCATAGGCGCCGATCAAAACGCAGCGATCGGGATAAGCGGCGAGCCTGTCGAGCAGTTTCGCCATTTCCTCCTCGATCGGCGGGTGGGTGAAGAGCGGCAGGCCGAAGGTCGCTTCGGTGATGAAGATATCGCACGGCGTGACTTCGAAGGGCGGGCAGGTCGGATCGGCGCGGCGTTTGTAGTCTCCGGTGATCACCACCCGCTCGCCCGCATGTTCAAGCAGGATCTGCGCGCTGCCGAGCACGTGGCCCGCCGGGATATAGGTCGCATCGACACCGCCCTTCAGCCGAACGGTCTCGCCATATTCGACCGGCGTCGTGTCGCCGCCATCCGGGCCTTCCCCGGTGCGATAGCGCAGCGCCATGATCGCCAGCGTTTCCGGCGTCGCGACCGTCGCGCCATGGCCGCCACGCGCATGGTCAGCATGGCCGTGGGTGACGAGCGCGCGATCGACTGCGACGGACGGGTCGATCCACGCATCGGCGGGCACGACATGCACACCTTGGGGGTGCGGTTTGATCCAGGAAAAAGGCGCGGCCATCGGATAAGCAATCCGCCGAGCGCAGGGGCGTTCCGGGCGGTGCTATGCGCCGCTCTGTGGCAATTCCTCTTTCAGCACGCGCATATACGGATCCACGGAAAGCTGCGCGTCGGGCCGGGGAAGGTAAGTGTGCGCGCTGCCATTCTCCATTTCGATCCGGCGAACTTCGCCATCGACGATAATCTCGACCGGCATCTCGAACGCCGCTTCGGCTGGCGAGTCCCATTTGAGCGTCAGATCGTATCCGTCGCGCAGCACCGTCAGGCGCGGCAGCTCTGCCTGGTAGAAATAGGCGTCGAAGAACCAGCCGAGATCGTCGCCAGTCATCTCCTCCAAGATTACGCGAAAGTCGTCCGTCGTGCGATTGACCGGGCGGATATTACCGGGCTGCGGATCGTCCGTGCCGTAGGTCAGGCGCGTCATTGCATCGAACAGCACCTCCTCGCCGACGAGATAGCGCAACGAGTGCATGACCCATGCACCCTTGTAATAGATGTCCGTGCCCCAGCCAGCAGATCGATCATTGTAGTCGGGCAGTGTTCCTTCCGGGGCGACAAGCGGGACGCGGTTGCGGATTTGGCGGCGGAAGCGCGCCATTTCGGCGTCGTACACGCCTTCATCCTCATGCAGCCAGCCGAGATAGAGCGGCTGCATCCACTGAGCGATCCCTTCGTGCAGCCACATGTGATTGACGCTCTGATGCGTCAGCTGGTTGGCAAACCATTCATGTGCGAATTCGTGATTGAGCAACCAGTCATAGCCAAGCTCGCTCTCCCGATATTCGTTGCCATAGGCATTGATCGTCTGGTGCTCCATGCCGAGATGCGGCGTCTCGGCGACGCCCACTTTTTCGTCCGAAAATGGATATGGGCCGAACTTGCTTTCGAAAAAATCGAGATAGGTCTCCATTTCCGCCACCAGCCGCCGCGCGCCGGCCTTGTTGCCGGGCAAGTGCCAGAAGCGAATGGCGATGGTGTTGCCGAATTGGCTTTCGTAATCGCGCTCGACCACGTCGTAAGGGCCGATCTGCAGCGTCACGCCGTAATTCGACGGATCGCGAGCGCGCCAGTGATAACTCGTCGTGCCGTCTTCATTCGCGGTCGTTCCGACAAGCGCGCCATTTCCAGCCGCGACAAGACCATTGGGCACGATCACGCTCATGTCGAGCCGGTCGATCCGCTTCGACGAATGGTCGATACACGGCCAGAAGAGGTCGCAGCCTTCGCCTTGTACGGCGGTCGCGATCCATGGTTCGCCACCGGGCGCAGTGCTCCAAACGAAACCGCCTTCCCAGGGTGGATTGAGCGCCACATGAGGCTGGCCGCGCCAATGGATATCGACCTCGACACTCTCGCCTGCCGCCAGATTTTCATCCAGCGGAATGCGGAGCAGGCCGTCGGGATTGGCATACTCCCCGATCCCGAGCACTCTGCCTGCGACCCGCACGAGCGTGACCGCGAAGCGCGGATCGAGATCGAAGGCGATTGCATCCAACGCTTCGCTCGCCTGCACCGTGTAGCGACCCTGGCCGGAGATGCTGCGATTGGCAGGATCGACGCGAAAGGCGAGCGCAACTTGCGGCAATTCCATATTCG contains:
- a CDS encoding cisplatin damage response ATP-dependent DNA ligase, whose amino-acid sequence is MEEFAALIDALVYTRSRNEKLRLIAEYLQNTPDPDRGWAMAALTDGLDFSAVKSSTIRNLLKERVDPVLWSLSRDFVGDTAETASFLWPDPLGEVAPPPTVGEAVDALSCMTRANVMSELPRLLDRLDASGRYALFKLATGGMRVGVSSRLAKVAFANAFDVDVDLVEEYWHALEPPYQELFAWAADGADPPDTANMPLFKPFMLAHPLEETVVDLGDYAAEWKWDGIRVQLVHVAGETRLYSRSGDDISATFPEMVQALDRPAVLDGELLVRGTSQGGEAGGAASFNALQQRLGRKTVSKKMLRESPAFVRLYDVLGVEGEDMRPLEWQHRRTRLETLVPKLPETHFDLSELVEARDFAHLAEIREGTREDAIEGLMLKRRDSPYVPGRKTGLWYKWKRDPLLVDCVLMYAQRGSGKRSSFYSDYTFGCWNGDPDAGAELLPVGKAYSGFTDEELKKLDRHVRQNTVNRFGPVRETTRSLVFEVAFDSVHESKRHKSGLAMRFPRIHRIRWDKPVHEADRIEALRALVRD
- a CDS encoding GNAT family N-acetyltransferase; translation: MPDGAEPFRHETARLVLRDWRNEDWPEFWRLTNTPAVMRWLGREANAQTREAARARVERYARDYGHTFWALERMPDGGHLSGEILGFCGLKRANVDGSPVSGMPEIGWRLREDAWGCGYAKEAAMASLDLGFGRFGYDEIVALTLEGNAASWGLMKRLGMRRRKDLDYIDPNWPAEFNPNIVYSIAASAWKGADG
- a CDS encoding M1 family metallopeptidase, whose translation is MIEKFSKIRLAAGAIAFAAAFVSTTALAQPAQPLAPRTAESDLPLDDARANMELPQVALAFRVDPANRSISGQGRYTVQASEALDAIAFDLDPRFAVTLVRVAGRVLGIGEYANPDGLLRIPLDENLAAGESVEVDIHWRGQPHVALNPPWEGGFVWSTAPGGEPWIATAVQGEGCDLFWPCIDHSSKRIDRLDMSVIVPNGLVAAGNGALVGTTANEDGTTSYHWRARDPSNYGVTLQIGPYDVVERDYESQFGNTIAIRFWHLPGNKAGARRLVAEMETYLDFFESKFGPYPFSDEKVGVAETPHLGMEHQTINAYGNEYRESELGYDWLLNHEFAHEWFANQLTHQSVNHMWLHEGIAQWMQPLYLGWLHEDEGVYDAEMARFRRQIRNRVPLVAPEGTLPDYNDRSAGWGTDIYYKGAWVMHSLRYLVGEEVLFDAMTRLTYGTDDPQPGNIRPVNRTTDDFRVILEEMTGDDLGWFFDAYFYQAELPRLTVLRDGYDLTLKWDSPAEAAFEMPVEIIVDGEVRRIEMENGSAHTYLPRPDAQLSVDPYMRVLKEELPQSGA
- a CDS encoding ligase-associated DNA damage response exonuclease, with translation MAAPFSWIKPHPQGVHVVPADAWIDPSVAVDRALVTHGHADHARGGHGATVATPETLAIMALRYRTGEGPDGGDTTPVEYGETVRLKGGVDATYIPAGHVLGSAQILLEHAGERVVITGDYKRRADPTCPPFEVTPCDIFITEATFGLPLFTHPPIEEEMAKLLDRLAAYPDRCVLIGAYALGKAQRVIAELRAAGHHDPIYLHGAMEKMCRLYEEHGVDLGELRLVADHTKDDMRGAIVVSPPSALNDRWSRRLPDPITAMASGWMRVRQRARQRNVELPLVISDHADWHELTRTIQEVDPQETWITHGREEALLRWHQLHQRRARALALVGREDEDE
- a CDS encoding gamma carbonic anhydrase family protein; this encodes MTDFASRYSGATIMAFEGKVPQIHDTAFIAPGARIIGDVTIGAEASVWYNCVLRGDIHRIEVGARSNVQDGSVFHVEGPRPDTEGEPTIIGEDCVIGHMAVVHGAQLADRAFVGMGAIAMDGARIAEGGMLGAGALLSPGKRIGEGEIWIGRPAKYYRTQDEAQIAKIKFQTERYCKLAQKHLAELKST